TTGCGAGGCTCAGGGCCATGTCCCCCCTGGGGGCTAAATGGGGTGAACAGTACAGTCAGGCAAAATAAGGAGAGGCACATGAGTATGTACAGCGAGAAGGTTATGGACCATTTCCGGAATCCGCGAAACGTTGGTGAGATCGAGGATGCCGACGGGGTGGGGGAAGTGGGTAATCCAACCTGCGGGGATATCATGAAGATCTACCTGAAGGTCAAGGACGATGCTATCGAGGACATCAAGTTCCAGACCTTCGGTTGCGGTTCG
This region of bacterium BMS3Abin14 genomic DNA includes:
- the nifU gene encoding nifU-like protein — translated: MSMYSEKVMDHFRNPRNVGEIEDADGVGEVGNPTCGDIMKIYLKVKDDAIEDIKFQTFGCGSAIATSSMVTEMVMGKSLEDAEIVTNKAVAEALDGLPPIKMHCSNLAADALHAAIKDYRDKHQ